The genomic window TAATATTTCGCCATTAAAAAACTCGCCATATTGGTTTAGGTAGGCAGAAACGTCAGCCACACTTAAATTATGCAAACTGCCAATAAAAATGAAATACTCCTCTGGAGTTAGGTAATCGATCAGAAAACCTTCATCCAAAAACGATGCTGTATAATTTTTCCAATTATCGCTTTGCATTACATTTTCACCTTTTGATAAAACCTGGCCATTGGTAGGGCGGATCAGATCTAAAAGCATTCGGAAGAAAGTGGTTTTACCAGCGCCATTATTCCCAACCAATCCAACGGTTTCGCCTGCAGCAATCTGTAAATCTTCGATGTTTACAACGGTTTTATCGCCATAAACTTTTTGTAAATTCTTAACTTCTAAAATCATAATTATTCTCTAAAGCCTTCGGCTATTTTATAACGTTGTAGTTCTAATCTTTTTGCAATATAGTTAACCCAGTAAGCCCGCATGAATAACATGATAAGGCCAAAAAAGCCGATGGTCATTAAACCCAGGTAAGGCCTGTTTAAATAACCAAAAGGCAAATAAACAAGATAGGGAATAAGTATAAAAGGGATCATTAAGATCCATTGGGTAGCCCCCATGCCCTGAAAAT from Flavobacterium sp. W4I14 includes these protein-coding regions:
- a CDS encoding ABC-2 type transport system ATP-binding protein (product_source=KO:K01990; cath_funfam=3.40.50.300; cog=COG1131; ko=KO:K01990; pfam=PF00005; smart=SM00382; superfamily=52540) → MILEVKNLQKVYGDKTVVNIEDLQIAAGETVGLVGNNGAGKTTFFRMLLDLIRPTNGQVLSKGENVMQSDNWKNYTASFLDEGFLIDYLTPEEYFIFIGSLHNLSVADVSAYLNQYGEFFNGEILNSGKYIRDFSKGNQNKVGIAAALMQKPEILILDEPFANLDPTTQIRLKKLLKEQTGNMTTFISSHDLNHVTDVCNRIILVEKGQVIKDFKTDENTLKELESYFSA